A single genomic interval of Camelina sativa cultivar DH55 chromosome 11, Cs, whole genome shotgun sequence harbors:
- the LOC104724274 gene encoding germin-like protein subfamily 1 member 13 produces the protein MKVSKCLILITLSALVISFVKAYDPSPLQDFCVAIDDPKNGVFVNGKFCKDPKQAKPEDFFFSGLNEAGNTDNDVKSNVTTVNVDQIPGLNTMGISLVRIDYAPYGQNPPHTHPRATEILVLLEGTLYVGFVSSNQDNNRLFAKMLHPGDVFVFPIGMIHFQVNIGKTPAVAFAGLSSQNAGVITIADTVFGSTPPINPEILAQAFKLDVNVVKDLEAKFKN, from the exons ATGAAGGTTTCCAAGTGTCTCATCCTGATTACCTTATCTGCTTTGGTAATTTCCTTTGTCAAAGCTTACGATCCAAGTCCACTCCAAGACTTCTGTGTAGCCATTGATGATCCCAAAAATGGTG TTTTTGTGAATGGCAAGTTCTGTAAGGATCCCAAGCAAGCGAAGCcagaagatttcttcttctcgggGCTCAACGAGGCAGGTAATACTGATAATGATGTCAAATCAAACGTGACAACGGTCAATGTCGATCAGATTCCAGGGCTAAACACTATGGGAATATCCTTGGTCCGCATCGACTATGCACCATATGGCCAAAACCCGCCTCACACACACCCTCGTGCCACTGAGATCCTTGTTCTTCTCGAGGGAACATTGTATGTCGGGTTTGTCTCTTCCAATCAAGACAATAACCGTCTATTTGCCAAAATGCTGCACCCCGGCGACGTGTTCGTGTTCCCCATAGGAATGATCCATTTTCAAGTGAATATCGGTAAGACCCCTGCGGTAGCCTTTGCTGGACTGAGTAGTCAGAACGCTGGTGTTATCACGATCGCAGATACTGTGTTTGGGTCAACGCCCCCGATTAATCCAGAGATTTTAGCTCAGGCGTTTAAGTTAGATGTCAATGTTGTCAAGGACCTTGAGGCCAAgttcaaaaactaa